One genomic segment of Pseudomonas fortuita includes these proteins:
- a CDS encoding type II secretion system F family protein, whose amino-acid sequence MALLICALCLFIAASLFGLQVIRQWRARVLVTRRLQGRLTRDERLGDWLHWLGSSAWGQRLQRFDGESQALLERIGWRRSRQRALFAAVQLGLPLLAVMLTLLLQQGFKGSAAAGWVVWPMCALGVGYLLPKRLLAVAAARRQQRIAEEVSLMIPLLRILFETGLAVEQALRVLSQEGRTLIPHISAELRQVLQRVDSGMALGPELEKVAQLLAVDEFTDTCVILRQLLAQGSGAMKSLQALKALLDDRRLTRLQERVSMMSAKMSAVMMVFLFPALLIVLAGPGFSALARALSP is encoded by the coding sequence ATGGCCTTGCTGATCTGCGCCCTGTGCCTGTTCATTGCCGCCAGCCTGTTTGGCCTGCAGGTCATTCGCCAATGGCGAGCGCGGGTACTGGTGACCCGACGCCTGCAGGGGCGACTAACCCGCGACGAACGCCTGGGCGACTGGCTGCACTGGCTGGGCAGCAGCGCGTGGGGGCAGCGCTTGCAAAGATTCGACGGCGAAAGCCAGGCCCTGCTCGAACGTATCGGCTGGCGCCGCAGCCGCCAGCGCGCCCTGTTTGCCGCTGTTCAGCTAGGCCTGCCGCTGTTGGCCGTGATGCTGACACTGCTGTTGCAACAGGGGTTCAAGGGCAGCGCGGCAGCCGGCTGGGTGGTCTGGCCAATGTGCGCGCTGGGCGTCGGTTACCTGCTGCCCAAGCGCCTGCTGGCCGTGGCTGCGGCACGTCGCCAGCAGCGCATCGCCGAAGAAGTCAGCCTGATGATCCCCTTGCTGCGGATTCTTTTCGAGACCGGCCTGGCCGTCGAGCAGGCACTGCGTGTGCTGAGCCAGGAAGGCCGAACGCTGATCCCGCACATCAGCGCAGAGTTGCGCCAGGTGCTGCAACGGGTGGATTCAGGCATGGCGCTGGGCCCGGAGCTGGAAAAAGTCGCCCAGCTGCTGGCTGTGGATGAGTTCACCGATACCTGCGTGATCCTGCGCCAATTGCTGGCACAAGGCAGCGGCGCGATGAAGTCGCTGCAGGCACTGAAGGCGCTGCTCGACGACCGTCGCCTGACCCGCCTGCAAGAACGGGTATCGATGATGTCGGCAAAGATGTCGGCAGTGATGATGGTGTTCCTGTTTCCGGCCTTGCTCATTGTCCTTGCCGGGCCAGGCTTTTCTGCATTGGCGCGGGCGTTGAGCCCATGA
- a CDS encoding prepilin peptidase, which translates to MHSLAVLVWLVLCAGQDAWERQISNVLTLGAAACALAWLLATGHSWLGAPGSDAALAFVIVLLLTLPGYMLGQFGAGDVKLLGALALASSLAHVLGTFMGAGVALVVWQMVRRRARQPGEKRPFAPCLLAGFAVSLAWLEYRVAC; encoded by the coding sequence ATGCATAGCCTTGCAGTGCTTGTCTGGCTTGTGTTGTGCGCGGGGCAGGATGCCTGGGAACGGCAGATTTCCAATGTCCTGACGCTGGGTGCTGCCGCCTGTGCGCTGGCCTGGTTGCTGGCCACCGGGCACAGTTGGCTCGGTGCCCCGGGCAGCGATGCCGCGCTGGCTTTCGTCATCGTGCTGCTGCTGACGCTGCCCGGCTATATGCTGGGCCAATTCGGGGCTGGCGACGTCAAGCTGCTCGGCGCACTGGCCCTGGCCAGCAGCCTGGCCCACGTACTCGGCACTTTTATGGGTGCCGGTGTGGCACTGGTTGTGTGGCAAATGGTACGGCGCAGGGCACGCCAGCCGGGGGAGAAAAGGCCGTTTGCGCCCTGCTTGCTGGCCGGTTTTGCCGTTTCGCTTGCCTGGCTTGAGTATCGCGTCGCCTGTTAG
- a CDS encoding TadE/TadG family type IV pilus assembly protein, whose product MKAGPAKRQNGAAAIEFAAVFMIFFAVFYGLVSYTLPMLMLQSFNQASAEAVRRCVALDPNSASYSTDVQTLAHQVISQQLQWMPSAFNFQPASDAQVTLGANKLLTVTINYPKTKLTNVLPMLVLPLIGEVPRLPDRLRAEASLQL is encoded by the coding sequence ATGAAAGCAGGCCCGGCAAAACGGCAAAACGGCGCAGCGGCCATTGAGTTCGCGGCCGTATTCATGATCTTTTTCGCGGTGTTCTACGGCCTGGTCAGTTACACCTTGCCGATGCTGATGCTGCAGTCATTCAACCAGGCCAGCGCCGAAGCCGTGCGCCGTTGCGTGGCCCTGGACCCGAACAGCGCCAGCTACAGCACCGATGTGCAAACCCTGGCCCATCAGGTCATCAGCCAACAATTACAGTGGATGCCCTCCGCGTTCAACTTCCAGCCCGCCAGTGACGCGCAGGTAACCCTGGGCGCCAACAAATTGCTGACCGTGACCATCAATTACCCCAAAACGAAACTGACCAACGTGCTGCCGATGCTGGTACTGCCACTGATCGGTGAAGTACCGCGCCTGCCCGACCGCCTGCGGGCCGAAGCGAGCTTGCAGCTGTGA
- a CDS encoding DUF3613 domain-containing protein: protein MIRYVMLLACCVGSATLMAEQYPPHAAPDETATERLLRVQSSGEQASRRLQVQTARERDQSMQRWLDTYKYEIPDFYRWTKMAERNN, encoded by the coding sequence ATGATCAGGTACGTGATGCTACTGGCCTGCTGCGTAGGCAGCGCGACTTTGATGGCCGAGCAATACCCGCCCCATGCCGCTCCGGACGAAACGGCCACCGAACGGCTGTTGCGCGTGCAGTCCAGCGGCGAGCAGGCATCCAGGCGCCTGCAGGTGCAAACCGCGCGGGAGCGTGACCAGTCCATGCAGCGCTGGCTGGATACCTACAAGTATGAAATCCCCGACTTCTACCGCTGGACCAAGATGGCAGAGCGCAATAATTAG
- a CDS encoding type II secretion system F family protein, producing MTGPLLLALSPLLLGVALLLLRRSLYKRHEERILQRLGRAFSIVRNGTARREWLDALLQRAGLGAVDIEPQRWLLAWLGVVLLGLIAAGWVAALMLLVGLPTLAYLILSWQSRRQMRQIVDQLPGLLDYSVRSLKAGRTLNDAVLGGIDSSRDPLRSAMARVRRNVQLGVALEDAVSELAELHKQDELRLFALGLRINQRYGGNASELMENLIKLIREREQGARQLKAMTGETRITAIILGSLPLAMVGYFLMANPHYLLAMWRDSSGQMMLLLAFALQVLGCLVLWRMMRSL from the coding sequence GTGACCGGCCCCTTGCTGCTGGCGCTGTCCCCGCTGCTGCTGGGCGTCGCCCTGCTGCTGTTGCGCCGTAGCCTGTACAAGCGGCACGAAGAGCGCATCCTGCAACGCCTGGGGCGGGCGTTCAGCATTGTGCGCAATGGCACCGCCCGGCGCGAATGGCTCGACGCCCTGCTGCAGCGCGCCGGCTTGGGGGCTGTCGACATCGAGCCACAGCGCTGGTTGCTGGCGTGGCTGGGCGTGGTGCTGCTGGGGCTGATCGCCGCCGGCTGGGTGGCCGCATTGATGCTGCTGGTCGGCCTGCCAACCCTTGCGTACCTGATCCTGAGCTGGCAAAGCCGCCGGCAGATGCGGCAAATCGTCGACCAGTTGCCTGGCCTGCTGGACTACAGCGTGCGCAGCCTCAAGGCTGGCCGCACCCTCAATGACGCGGTGCTGGGCGGTATCGACAGTAGCCGCGATCCCCTGCGCTCAGCCATGGCGCGGGTGCGGCGCAACGTACAGTTGGGCGTGGCGCTGGAGGATGCTGTGAGCGAGCTGGCCGAACTGCACAAGCAGGACGAACTGCGGCTGTTCGCCCTTGGCTTGCGCATCAACCAGCGTTACGGCGGCAATGCCAGCGAGCTGATGGAAAACCTGATCAAACTGATCCGCGAGCGTGAACAAGGGGCGCGTCAGCTCAAGGCGATGACCGGCGAGACCCGCATCACCGCGATCATTCTCGGCTCCTTGCCGCTGGCGATGGTCGGCTACTTCCTGATGGCCAACCCGCATTACCTGCTGGCCATGTGGCGGGACAGCAGCGGCCAGATGATGCTGTTGCTGGCCTTTGCCCTGCAGGTGCTCGGTTGCCTGGTGCTGTGGCGAATGATGAGGAGCCTGTGA
- a CDS encoding tetratricopeptide repeat protein, with the protein MKTILLCASLVLLTGCAGQQPEGLRQLFATASCSKPDADQQLSLNLADEMLNDGRPHASLAHLQQLPDTFEQVRLRKAKVSRLLGLSEAEPLYRSLLGGCLAAEGEHGLGQLASARGDDVQALQNLQRAVRLAPTDERVRNDLGVVLMNLGRYEQARFELLTAIELKDDNPLPAVNLVTLALVQDNWQQATDLVGRLQLKAGQFAEAQARASKIKAGGRGPIASARAPDMMVN; encoded by the coding sequence ATGAAGACAATCCTGTTGTGCGCAAGCCTGGTGTTGCTGACCGGATGCGCCGGGCAACAGCCGGAAGGGCTGCGCCAGTTGTTCGCCACCGCCAGTTGCAGCAAGCCTGACGCCGACCAGCAACTGTCATTGAACCTGGCAGACGAAATGCTCAACGACGGGCGCCCACACGCCAGCCTGGCCCACCTGCAGCAACTGCCGGACACCTTCGAACAGGTTCGCCTGCGCAAGGCCAAGGTGTCACGGCTGCTTGGCCTCAGCGAGGCCGAACCTTTGTACCGCAGCCTGCTGGGCGGTTGCCTGGCCGCCGAAGGCGAACATGGCCTTGGCCAATTGGCCTCGGCCCGGGGCGACGACGTCCAGGCCCTGCAGAACCTCCAGCGGGCAGTAAGGCTCGCGCCTACCGATGAGCGGGTGCGCAACGACCTTGGCGTGGTGCTGATGAACCTGGGGCGCTATGAGCAGGCGCGCTTCGAGTTGCTGACGGCCATCGAACTGAAAGACGACAACCCGCTGCCTGCGGTCAACCTGGTGACCTTGGCGCTGGTGCAGGACAACTGGCAGCAGGCCACCGACCTGGTAGGCCGGCTGCAGCTCAAAGCGGGGCAATTTGCCGAAGCCCAGGCACGCGCCAGCAAGATCAAGGCCGGCGGCCGAGGCCCGATCGCATCGGCCAGGGCCCCGGACATGATGGTCAATTGA